AGTAAAGAATTTAAAGCATGCCAAGCAGCAGACCTGCCACCCAGCAATACAAAAACTGCGTCTGAAAGTGGATGTAAAGAACATGCTTCTGGTAGCACTGTGGAAGGAGCCAGCAGTACAGAAgacactgaaaaaaacaaaatccatgAAATCAGTTTAGCAGCTGAAAAAACAGGGTTGGCTCCTTGGCAAGATGGAGTGCTAGAGAGGTTGAAGAATGAGGTTCCTGTTGGGGAGTATAACATGTACTTGGTGCACCATGGAAGGATGCTCATTCATTTTGGTCAGATGCCTGCTTGCACTCCCAGAGAAAAAGACTTTGTATATGGAAACCTTGAAGTTCAGGAACTGAGGACTGAGACCACCTTCAGACCACCACTTAGTTACTGTGGCAAAAGAGCAAAGCTTGGGGATCCTGTGGCACATAAAAAGCCAGGTAAGAGCATATCCCTGGATACTTCAGAGTTGGACGTAGATGTTGAAGAATTTCCCAAGTCAAACACAATAAAAACTACACTGTTGTGTGCTCTTGAGAGGGAACTAAAAGGTCATGAGATATCTAAAACAAAGTCTACTGATGCCTTATATGTGGATATTGGGACTCAAACATACAGCTTTGTTGCCCAACCTTTTTCTTCAAGAGCTGTTCTAGCAGATATTTTAGATACAAAAGACCCACTGGATCTCCATCTGCAGCTCCATAGTGAGAGTGTAACCCAAAGATACAACAAAAGCAGCTCTGCATTTACATTCTCTTGCAACCACTTTTTTAGGAGAGACGAGTTTTCTTCACATTTCAAGAATGTTCATGCAGATATCCAGTCCTCCTTAGATGGGTGGTTCCAGCGTCGCTGCCCACTTGCCTATTTGGGATGCACTTTTGTTCAGTATCCTTGGCACCCTTCTGGGCAAAAGACAAATATTATCTATAATCAGCACCTCATGGCATTTGCTGTTAAGCCAGAGATTGATCCTGTGCTCTCAGAAGCCAAGAAAAGTAACTTTATAAGAAGTAGACAAAGGAATGAAAGGGTTGCTCTAACTAATCTTCCCTTGGAGATTCTGAAGTACATTGCTGGATTTTTGGACAGTGTTAGCTTATCTCAGCTGGCTCAGGTGTCAGTACAAATGAGGGATATCTGTGCTACTCTGCTGCATGAAAGAGGAATGGTTTTTCTGctatggaaaaagaaaagatattctcATGGAAGAACATCATGGAGAGTCTGTGGAAAGGTAAGTGCTGAGGATACTGAAAAGTACAGCAGAATTATCCAAATAGAAGGACAGAGGGATACTTATACTGGCTTGTAAGTTATGGATATTTTTAGCATTATGAAGTGCAGataatccttaatttacaaccattcatttagtgactgttcaaaattacaatggtactgaaaaaaagtgacttatgaccatttttcacacttaacaacagttgccgcatctccatggtcatgtgatcaaaattcagacacgtgGCAATTAACTGATATTTATTACTTGCAGTGTGTCCTGGGGACATGGgattaccttttgtgatctttctgacaagcaaagtcaatggggaagcagataCACTtaccaaccaggttactaactgaacaactgcagtgattcacttaacaactatggcaagaaagattgtaaaatggggcaaaactcatttaacaaatgtctcacttaacaacagaaattttgggctcagttgtggtctaaaatcggggactacctgtaaattttttttcaaaaggggcgctgtggctcagtggctaagacgctgagcttgtcaattgaaaggtcagcagttcagcggcttgaatccctagtgtcgcgtaacggagtgagctcctcttacttgtcccagcttctgccaacctagtttgaaagcatgtaaaaaatgcaagtagaaaaataggggccacctttggtgggaaggtaagagtgttCCGTgtgctttggcgtttagtcatgccggccacatgaccatggagacattttcggacagcgctggctcttcaagctttgaaacagagatgagcaccccccctagaattgggaactgtcgtgtcccactcctccgctgacggccgggtcagggaaatccaaatcaggtgtgcctctgcagctctgccaaagtcctagcaaagtcctcaaggcaggcaggagaccagaaagtgacttcagcaagatatgtttagactttgcctgactcagagactgccagaaagcagatcctttatataggccatggggtgtggctccatgactcagcacttatccaggcctgcccctcccttccttctgacgccgccgcctatcaattcttctgaagcgagggtcactccaatcggcagctgttggtaattgaccttcctcaggctcacatgctgtggaggagggggaggggtctagttgctccgtttgcctgggcattgagccagagctgggggctggagatacttgctcttcttcagcctgtctgggcatggagccagggttggggccgggagatgccccctcctcagcctgtctgggcatggagccagggctggggccgggaggcatgctaggacattcttcagcgttcggaagcagataagcagaccccggctgtggtgagattgggcgagacacaacaggaacgactagcacatatgtgcctttacctttacctgtcaTTTTAGTTAAGCATGAACATACTATAGTTTAAACAATCCTGTGACAAGCAGAATTGCATGATTATAGGATTTGATTTAAACTTCTCAAATGAAGTGTCCAAATAACAAATTTCAAAATGATTGGCCAAACCATAGGCAGTTGACTGATTAAATCCAGACAAGAGGGACTGGTGTTAGTCAGTAGAAGCTGTACATGGAGACTGAGTTTCAACCTATATTGTGTGATGTTATGTTACCTCAGAAAAAATAGATATGCAGCATGGCAATGCTCTTTGATTGTTATCTCTCACTGAACATAATTGGCAGCTGGGGTGAAGAGCATCTTTATGTAATTATGACTACAGTACCAGCTGCAAGCGTCTCTGAAAGAGTCAAGAATATGCTTTTGTTATATCTTTGGATTATTAGAGTGTACAAAATCTAGGACTGTTTTTACAAGTGTCAGAACTTACCACAGGTGTAAAATGAGGCAGCTAGGCAGTTAACAGTACAAAATTAAAGGATCATATGATACTTACAGTTGGAGGTCTGTATTAATTATCAATTTTGTCACAGGTAGAACAGTGCATTACAGTTAATCCTGAAACATGAAATGACTTAGAAGTTGACAGTCTAAGGGACAATATATCACCTGGCTAGGTGATAACATCTATAGGaaagatcatagaatcatagggctggaagggaccttgggggtcttctagtccaaccccctgcccacgcAGGATACTTGATTCCATCTTGGACAAATGGCTTCTAATCTTTACTTGAAAAGTAATGGAGCTCTAGTAACGGAACACCCATAGTTTTGGGAGGTAAGCTGTTCTGTTGGTTAATTCAGTGGGCACCagtgggcaccagggactggttccatggagagaggttttctgCAGACTGGAGGAGGGGtgattttgtgtgctgcctgcatcccgtgggtagggcttcgcttgtttgcacggACTGGTgttggtccatggactggggagACCCctaggcagaggtgggattcacttaccttccctaccaattcacaaatgtgagcgcatgcaccacctctgcacatgcatacagccttctgcacatgcacagtagtcgcacattacatctgggtgggtgggcggagcatcccacagcctccgctaccagttcgcacaatCTGGAtagaaccagttgaatcccatcactgcccctgggttaattgttctcactgtcagaaaatttgtctTTAGTTCCAAGTTAGATCTTATTTAGATCCTCCATGAATCCAAAGAATTATATATTTTGAATTTGAATCAAGGAAATATGAACATTcaaataaaaagtatattaaCATCTTTACCCATACCACATCCATAGCTAAAGTTATCTAGAAATTTTACTATAATTTCCAACCATCTCAACTAAAGCATTTAACCAACAATTTGTTAATTCAACTTCAGATGGTACATAGATAAAAAATGGGCCTTGGAATCACATCAAAAAAGAAGTTTTTTCCTATAGAGAACATTTTATTTATCAACAGATATCACAGATAGCATTGTCTTCTTGACAACAAGCACAATAGTCAACATCTGGTGTTTGAATAAAATCTCTAATTCTGAAATGCTCTTTAAAAAAGGGTAGTAACATAACATATGacttaatagtttttttaaaaaaaaccaatgcagGCTATAAAATGATGGATAGCCATGTTAAACCAGTATTTGTCCAAGAGTTTTAAAGAAATCATATAAAATGCTTTTGCAACATCTAAAAAAATAGATGCTGGATTTTTAGTGTTTTGCGCTAAAGCACTTACGATACATCATTAAATATTCTGTTAAAATCAAAGAGTTATTTAACTCGTATAATTgtcactttcattttttaaaaaaattggacagTATTTATTCTTTCAATGAGATCGGTggccacataaatttaataaataaaatacacacttTCCTGTTTTCACCACGACCAATTTATTGAAAATAATTAATATACAAATATTGTTCATGCTTCCCTTTGGTTCATATAGGGAAGAGTTATTTGCAACATCTTATTATCACAATACTGATATTTTCTTACTCTCTTTTGTTCATCTCTTTTGCTAGATCTGGAAATTTAGCACCCTGTTCTCCACTATCAATAGGTGGGAACTCAGCAATATTCCATCCATAGCTCTACACTTGAAAACTTGTCCTTTTTATGAAGTGGAACATAAACAGGATCCTATTTTGCTTACTAGCATGCTTTTACCTCAAGaacaaacagaagagaatttggtcTCCACATTTAAACACAGACGTGGATGTGGACCTGGTTCCAAGAAATTTCAAGAAGACTGCATTGATTTCTGAAAGCATATGTCAAAGCATTTGGGATTCTTTGAAATGCACTGCATAGATTGTTTTAATAGGTCAACAAGGTATTCTTAATAATTTGCTGATTGGTCAGGATGATATGCTGTGCTCTAATTTTATAATGTTTGGTTCCTATATTGGCTCTAGAAGACCTTTTTATCTATAAATATTATTTACAATAGTGCTATtatctattttttcctctttcctacaGTTTTTTTAAATCTACTGCCGCTTATTTTATCTGGtttatttaaattcttatttcttttttggtctATGATtggacatttaataaataaatgtaaaaaagaatattattgaAACCAATAATAGGTATCATTAAGTGTATTTAAAACTAACCTAACCTAATTGAAGGGCCAAATGCGCATTGGAGTAAAATTACTTTAGCTCTGAGGAGATGGTCTTCTATATAACATCTTGATAACATTGCTCAGCATGGATTTCTCAAGAAGAAGTCTTGTTAACTttccttatttaattttttattagattatttatttaactgATTGTGGGAAATGGGGTAGacatatctttattttttacataacaCAAGTAGAATGAAGAATCAAGTGGGGTGGGTGCCAAAAGGTTCAATTCTGGGCCTCTCTACTCATAAATATTTTTCCTAAAGACCTAGGTAAGATAGTTGAAGGTatcaatagaagataatatttgtaatttagggttgaattgtggggtcctctgagcttggttgttttcatgcattttattaccaaactaggtaacatcatcagtgctagtagggactaggatttgctcttatttttatataaactcagagagcatcaaataaGGAGTGCTTATCAGATCTAAATATCACACAAAATTATGCGGGATACATTGTAATGGTGTATTCCTTCAACTTTAGACACATATTAAAACTTAATTGAAGGAAATAATATTCATTTGTTGGACATTGGATCCCCGctcgttatttttttttatttgaatttatatcccgcccttctccgaagactcagggtggcttacactgtgttaagcaatagtcttcatccatttgtatattatatacaaagtcaacttttattgcccccaacaatctgggtcctcattttacctaccttat
This genomic window from Ahaetulla prasina isolate Xishuangbanna chromosome 2, ASM2864084v1, whole genome shotgun sequence contains:
- the FBXO40 gene encoding F-box only protein 40, with amino-acid sequence MISRRRTPLGLHKHCEKCFNKYCQAPAEPSVSCVVISCHSHCGAVFHMCKEDDHKLLCPLEQVSCLNSIYGCPFTMARFKVAKHLQVCPASIVSCSMEWNRWPCADSEAILHENIMKQQPKEECLDVAIALRDQAALFKALKMAELFPECRAACTLEETTDDIDYFEEKTVGGIAEQGTTNEAEAAVLTQQERENLAKNKEGVDLIGYKSWENMFSKEFKACQAADLPPSNTKTASESGCKEHASGSTVEGASSTEDTEKNKIHEISLAAEKTGLAPWQDGVLERLKNEVPVGEYNMYLVHHGRMLIHFGQMPACTPREKDFVYGNLEVQELRTETTFRPPLSYCGKRAKLGDPVAHKKPGKSISLDTSELDVDVEEFPKSNTIKTTLLCALERELKGHEISKTKSTDALYVDIGTQTYSFVAQPFSSRAVLADILDTKDPLDLHLQLHSESVTQRYNKSSSAFTFSCNHFFRRDEFSSHFKNVHADIQSSLDGWFQRRCPLAYLGCTFVQYPWHPSGQKTNIIYNQHLMAFAVKPEIDPVLSEAKKSNFIRSRQRNERVALTNLPLEILKYIAGFLDSVSLSQLAQVSVQMRDICATLLHERGMVFLLWKKKRYSHGRTSWRVCGKIWKFSTLFSTINRWELSNIPSIALHLKTCPFYEVEHKQDPILLTSMLLPQEQTEENLVSTFKHRRGCGPGSKKFQEDCIDF